One Vicia villosa cultivar HV-30 ecotype Madison, WI unplaced genomic scaffold, Vvil1.0 ctg.000429F_1_1, whole genome shotgun sequence genomic region harbors:
- the LOC131628197 gene encoding protein RGF1 INDUCIBLE TRANSCRIPTION FACTOR 1-like has translation MSVTPPWLEPLLSTTFFSSCKTHINAPRNECNMYCLDCMESFCFYCKQSWHNDHQLIQIRRSSYHDVVRVVEIQKVLDITGVQTYVINSARVIFLNERPQNQIKNTNAVISGSKSNSHLCEICARYLLDPFRFCSLGCKLVGIKKNGNASFVLSTKKEEEIGKMQERKLLSKEEDEEILIMREGIHKQQVYKSTSSPYSSQQACSNSRRRKGIPHRAPLGP, from the exons ATGTCGGTAACACCACCATGGCTTGAACCATTACTATCAACCACATTCTTCTCTTCCTGCAAAACTCACATCAACGCGCCGAGAAACGAATGCAACATGTATTGTCTCGATTGTATGGAATCATTCTGTTTTTACTGCAAACAATCCTGGCACAACGACCATCAACTAATTCAA ATACGGAGATCGTCTTATCATGATGTTGTGAGGGTGGTGGAGATTCAGAAGGTATTGGATATAACTGGAGTTCAAACGTATGTGATTAACAGTGCTAGAGTGATTTTTCTTAATGAGAGGCCACAGAATCAGATTAAGAATACTAATGCTGTTATTAGTGGAAGTAAGAGTAATTCACATTTGTGTGAAATTTGTGCAAGATATTTATTGGACCCTTTTCGTTTCTGTTCTTTGGGTTGCAAG CTTGTAGGAATAAAGAAAAATGGGAATGCAAGCTTTGTCTTAAGCacaaagaaagaggaagaaaTAGGTAAAATGCAGGAAAGAAAGTTGCTATCAaaggaagaagacgaagaaatattaATAATGCGTGAAGGAATCCACAAACAACAAGTATACAAAAGCACGTCTTCTCCTTATTCATCTCAACAAGCTTGTTCAAATTCAAGGAGAAGAAAGGGAATACCTCATAGAGCACCTTTAGGACCCTAA